One window from the genome of Erwinia sorbitola encodes:
- the msrQ gene encoding protein-methionine-sulfoxide reductase heme-binding subunit MsrQ — translation MVRLSLKQITGLKVLLHLAGFLPLLWLLLSIDQGWFSADPAKDIQHFTGRMALKFLLASLAVTPLARYGKQPLLIRVRRLLGLWCFAWATLHLVSYSLLELGISNLSLLGSELISRPYLTLGIICWVILLLLAATSFQKAQRKLGKRWQTLHNAVYLVAILAPVHYLWSVKILSPQPWFYALIAAILLAWRYKKLLKWLPGKS, via the coding sequence ATGGTACGCCTGTCGTTAAAACAGATTACTGGCCTCAAGGTGCTGCTGCATCTGGCTGGTTTTCTCCCGCTATTGTGGCTGCTACTCTCTATTGACCAGGGCTGGTTCAGCGCTGACCCGGCCAAAGATATCCAGCATTTTACCGGCAGGATGGCGTTAAAGTTTTTACTGGCATCGCTCGCGGTTACACCGCTGGCGCGCTACGGCAAGCAGCCTCTGCTGATCCGCGTCAGACGCCTGCTGGGATTATGGTGCTTTGCCTGGGCTACGCTGCATCTGGTCAGCTATTCCCTGCTGGAGTTGGGGATCAGCAACCTGAGCTTGCTGGGATCTGAGCTGATTTCGCGTCCGTATCTGACGCTGGGCATTATATGCTGGGTCATTCTGCTGCTGCTGGCCGCCACATCCTTCCAGAAGGCACAGCGCAAACTGGGTAAACGCTGGCAAACCCTGCACAATGCAGTTTATCTGGTGGCTATTCTGGCGCCAGTGCATTATCTCTGGTCGGTAAAAATCCTTTCCCCGCAACCATGGTTCTATGCGTTAATTGCTGCGATCTTGCTGGCATGGCGCTACAAAAAGCTGCTTAAGTGGCTACCCGGTAAATCCTGA
- the msrP gene encoding protein-methionine-sulfoxide reductase catalytic subunit MsrP, which yields MKTVNKLTENDVTPESIFNTRRRTLLKTLGLSAAALSLPTAARADVLSWFKGNDRPPAPAGKPLDFSKPQQYQSDLVLTPEDKVSGYNNFYEFGLDKADPAANAGTLKTTDWKIQIGGEVGKPLTLDMDDIFKRFPLEQRIYRMRCVEAWSMVVPWIGFELGKLLKAAEPTSNARYVAFQTLYAPDQMPGQKDRFIGGGLDYPYVEGLRLDEAMHPLTLLTTGVYGKALPPQNGAPIRLTVPWKYGFKGIKSIVKITLVKDMPPTTWNQLAGNEYGFFANVNPHVDHPRWSQATERFIGSGGILDVQRQPTLLFNGYADQVASLYRGLDLRENF from the coding sequence ATGAAAACCGTCAATAAGCTGACTGAAAATGATGTCACGCCGGAGAGTATTTTCAATACCCGCCGTCGTACGCTGCTGAAAACCCTCGGCCTGAGCGCGGCAGCTCTTTCGCTGCCCACAGCCGCCCGCGCTGATGTATTGTCATGGTTTAAGGGTAACGATCGCCCGCCAGCACCCGCCGGTAAGCCACTCGATTTCAGCAAACCACAGCAATACCAATCCGATCTCGTTCTGACCCCAGAAGATAAGGTCTCCGGCTACAATAACTTTTACGAATTTGGGCTGGATAAGGCCGATCCTGCTGCGAACGCCGGAACGCTGAAAACTACTGACTGGAAGATTCAGATCGGCGGAGAAGTCGGTAAACCACTGACCCTCGATATGGATGACATTTTTAAGCGCTTTCCACTGGAACAGCGGATCTACCGCATGCGCTGCGTGGAAGCCTGGTCGATGGTAGTACCTTGGATTGGCTTTGAGCTGGGCAAACTACTGAAGGCAGCCGAACCCACCAGCAATGCACGCTATGTTGCTTTCCAGACGCTGTATGCACCGGATCAGATGCCTGGCCAGAAAGACCGTTTTATTGGCGGTGGTCTGGATTATCCTTATGTGGAAGGTCTGCGACTGGACGAAGCCATGCACCCTCTTACCCTGTTAACTACCGGCGTGTACGGCAAGGCACTGCCCCCGCAAAACGGCGCACCGATCCGTCTGACTGTGCCTTGGAAATATGGTTTTAAAGGCATCAAATCGATTGTGAAAATCACGCTGGTGAAAGATATGCCGCCAACAACCTGGAACCAGCTGGCAGGCAATGAATATGGTTTCTTCGCCAATGTGAACCCGCATGTCGATCATCCGCGCTGGTCACAGGCAACAGAACGTTTTATCGGTTCCGGCGGTATTCTTGATGTGCAACGTCAGCCGACGCTGCTGTTTAACGGCTATGCCGATCAGGTTGCGTCGCTGTATCGCGGGCTGGATCTGCGGGAGAATTTCTAA
- the acuI gene encoding acrylyl-CoA reductase (NADPH), producing the protein MQALVLDQSEGKTVAAVKTISADTLPQGEVTVDVDWSGINYKDALAITGKGKIIRQFPMVPGIDFAGRVHTSSDPRFHTGQQVLLTGWGVGENHWGGLAEQARVKGDWLVPMPEGMDGRQAMIIGTAGFTAMLCVMALEDGGVTPESGEILVTGASGGVGSTAVALLSALGYHVVAVSGRESTHDYLHQLGAHEVLPRSAFSAAARPLEKQRWAGAVDTVGDQVLASVLAQMNYSGVVAACGLAGGFALPTSVMPFILRNVRLQGVDSVMTPAPRRREAWKRLVKVLPTSFYQQATTEVPLSEAVSAAEKLLNNQITGRTLVRIR; encoded by the coding sequence ATGCAGGCTTTGGTTCTCGATCAATCAGAGGGTAAAACCGTTGCGGCAGTGAAAACGATTAGCGCTGACACTCTTCCGCAAGGCGAGGTCACGGTTGATGTGGACTGGTCAGGTATTAACTATAAAGATGCGCTGGCGATTACCGGCAAAGGCAAGATTATCCGCCAGTTCCCGATGGTACCCGGGATCGACTTCGCTGGCCGCGTCCATACCAGTAGCGATCCGCGTTTTCACACGGGCCAGCAGGTGCTGTTAACCGGCTGGGGCGTGGGAGAAAATCACTGGGGCGGTCTGGCCGAACAGGCTCGCGTTAAAGGTGACTGGCTGGTTCCGATGCCTGAGGGCATGGACGGTCGACAGGCCATGATTATCGGCACCGCTGGTTTTACTGCCATGCTGTGCGTGATGGCGCTGGAAGACGGCGGCGTGACACCGGAGAGCGGTGAGATCCTGGTCACCGGAGCCAGCGGTGGCGTAGGAAGCACAGCCGTGGCGCTGCTCAGTGCGCTCGGTTATCACGTAGTGGCAGTCAGCGGACGTGAATCCACTCACGATTATCTGCATCAGCTGGGTGCACACGAAGTGTTACCCCGCAGCGCCTTTAGCGCTGCCGCACGCCCGCTGGAGAAACAGCGCTGGGCCGGGGCGGTGGATACCGTAGGCGATCAGGTACTGGCCAGCGTGCTGGCGCAGATGAATTACAGCGGCGTGGTCGCCGCCTGCGGTCTGGCGGGTGGCTTTGCTCTGCCCACCAGCGTGATGCCATTTATCCTGCGTAACGTCCGTTTGCAGGGGGTGGATTCGGTGATGACTCCGGCACCACGCCGCCGTGAAGCATGGAAACGCCTGGTCAAAGTGCTGCCCACATCGTTTTACCAACAGGCAACCACTGAAGTGCCTCTGTCTGAGGCTGTCAGCGCGGCGGAGAAGCTGCTGAATAACCAGATCACCGGCCGCACTCTGGTGCGCATTCGCTAA